The Nitrosopumilus sp. DNA window GTATACTGATGCAAAGATTACAGATGTGATCATAATTATTGTTTTTATTTCCAGATTAATTTTCTATTTAATAACAACCTGGATTATTCATAAATCCTTCTGATGTTTATATCTCAAATCAAAATTTTCAATAAAATCAAATTCTAATTTAATTTAATAAAAATAAAAAACAGGTGATTTCATAATGCTTTCCAATTCTAAATTATTAAATTTATTTTTAATTTTTCTTGTTTGTTTTCTTTTCATAACTCTATCTTGTGTTATAATTAATATTCACATCTATGTTGTCATCTAGATAGTTGGCCCTTATTCCATTGTCTGTTGATATTTTTCAGCATCCTATAGTTCAATTAATTGCCGTTTTGAGTGCATCTGGAATTGGTTTGTTTCAAGGGATCATTTTGGGACGAGCGATTCTTGTTAGATTTCCACGTTTACAAAATCATCTCAAGAAAGTATCAGTAACTTTGTTTGTATTATTTTTGATAAATGCTATTCTTAGTGTACCTCGTTTTGCATCTCCTGAAAAAATTGTTATTTCAAATTTACCTGCAAGTAATCTTGATGAACTAGTGTCTACATTATTTTTAATTTTTGGTATGAATACTGGTTTTCTTACTGTGTTAGCAATTTCTGTAACTGTGATGAGCTTTGTTGTTTTGAAATTTATACATCTGAATATAATTTCAAAACTCTTTGTTTTCTTTTTTAGCGCTCTATTACTTATACTGACTGCTGTTAGTAGGTTTACCGATCTTACACCTAGCACATTTGAGGTTTTATTGTATTTTCTTTATCAGCTAGGAATCACTATAGGTATTCTAGTTGGTACTATCAGAAAAATTAGATCAAAAAAATAGTCTTAAAATAATTTCAAACATTTAAATCAGATTATAGTTAAATTTGAAGTGACATCGAATTCAAACCGTTCGGGGAACAAGCTGACAGTTCATGCGTTGAACTGTCAGCCCCATTTATTAAAAAATTTAATTTAATACTGATAATGCTTTAACTTGATCTCTAACGTAATCAAAACCTTCTTGCCAGAATTTTGGAGACCTAATATCAAACCCATGTTCTGCAAGAAGTTTCTCAGGTTTTTTAGACCCTCCTGCTGCAAGAATATCTATGTATGATGGAACAAAGTCTTTTCCTTCTTTTTTATATCTTTGAAATAACGATACTGCAAGCAAGTTTCCAAAAGAATAAGCGTAGCAGTAAAATGGCGTGTGGTAAAAGTGAGGTATGCAACTCCACTCTATTGCAAAGTCTTCAGACAGTCCAACTGAATTTCCAAATTGCATTTTGAGGTTTTGCAAATATGTCTTTGAAATCTCATCAACTGTAGTTCCATCTCCTATCTGCTTGTGAGCATCTACTTCAAAGATTGTAAAAAATGATTGTCTGAGAATTGTTGCATACAAGTCATCTATCTTCTCTGATAACATGATCTTCTTTTCATCATCTGAAATTTTCTCAGAGATATTATCATACAGTAATAATTCTGAAAATGTAGATGCTGTTTCTGCTAATGGTAACGGTGCATCTTGAACAAGAATTGATCTATCTTGTGCTGTTTGACTGTGTACGGCGTGACCTAATTCATGAGCAAGAGTGAAAACATCTCTTGATTTCCCAGTAAAGTTTACGAGTACATATGGCGTGATTTTTGGAGTCAGCGTGCTGCAAAAAGCACCATCTCTCTTACCTTGTCTTACTTCTGAATCAATATGGTTTTCATTGAATACTTTTTTTGCATATCCTTCTAATCTATCACTGAATCTTCCAAATGACTCAAAAACTAACTTTACTGATTTGTTATATGAATAATTTTTTTCTTTTATGTTTATTGCTGCGGGTGCATACAAATCATATCTTCTCAATTTCTTCATCTTTAGCATTCTTGCTTTTTGAATAAAGAATTTCTGAAAGACGGGGGCATTTTTTTTACACACCAAAAGAAGTGACTCTATAGTTTTATCGTCAACATTATTTCCAATATTTCTCATAGAAATTGGACTTTTGTATCCACGAATATCCATGCCCTCATCTTTCCAATTAAGAACAATGTTTTGATATATCTCTCCTACAACTCCTTTGTTTTCTGAATATTTTGTAAGGATTATTTTATAAGCTGTTTCTCTGATCTTTGGATTTGCACTTCTTACATAATTTGTAATCTCTTCTCTTGTCATTGATTTGGTTTTATTTCCGATCTTCATCTTATATTCAAACACATTTGTAATCTTATCATACAACTTTACAAGTGCTGAAATTCCAGTTACATCTAACGTATTGATGATTCGCTCTTCTGGTTCACTTAGTGCATATTTTGCAAATAATCTTTTATGTGATAAATACTCTGTAATTTCTCCTGCATCTTTCATGAGCCTTTTTGCATTTTTCTCGTCAATTTGCATCTTCCACCATAAATCGAAAAATAATATTTTGTTTGAAATCTCAGAACCTAACTTTGACATTCTTGTCATCAATGATGTTGCTTCATCTGATTGTGTATCTGAAGAATATGATAATGATGCATAACCTCCAATTTTACTCATTTTCTCAGATATTTCTTCTATTTCATGTAAAATACTCAAAAACTTTTTTGATGACATTTTAGGGTCTAACCTTGATTTTATTTTTTCAAATTTTTCTGCCTGTTTTTCTAACTCCCTAATCCGCTTTTGAAATTCAGGACTTTTTGGATTCTTTGTTAATTCCGATAAATCCCATCTCCCAAGTTGGTATTCTGTCACACTTTTTTCTATTTTCTGACTATTAAAAAATGAATCTTAACTTTGAATACAATGTTTGCATGGAGTAAAACCTTCTTTTTTTGCTTGATCAAGCATGTCTGGAATAAAATACTGTTTACTGTCTTTTTTTACTTCGTAGATGTCGCACTCTACTTTAGTTACCGCTAAGTGGTGTACAATCATTTTTGATTTATTACCTAGATACCCTGCCATGATCGAAACTACTTTTGTAAATCTCCAATACAGTAGACACAACTAACATATCCTTCTGAATTAGCCTGACCGAAGGTATCTGGAATAAAATACCTTCTATGTACTATTTTAATTTCATCTATTTCACAATCATCTGTCTGATTATTGAGATCATGAACTTGTTTTTTGTTATTGTCTCCATAATAAATTGCCATGCGTTATATGGAACACAAGTAGTATAAGTCATTGATTATTCATCACTTTGATACTAATTTGGCAAATATGATATATATGAAAAAGAAGTTATTCTTTATAGTGAACTAGAAGTGAATCTTGTGTAACTGGTAAAACTGCTATTATGTTTTCACCCTTTTCAGCTAAAAATGCGTTAACTACATCTTGAAGGTAAACTCCTTGTTCTAGATACTTTGATTCAAAATATCTAATTTTATGAATCATCATTGTTTCTAATTTGATTGTACAGTATTAATGATTCTAAACTATTGAATCTAATTCTGTATTTTACATTGTTTGTAAGAACATCTTTGATATCTTGATTTCTTCTGAATGTTGAAATTGATAATGGACTCCTTTCTGAAACCTATGTGATTTTTTATTTAATTTATGTTGATGACTAAAATTTATAGATTTTTTGTAGAAATTAATCTTATTATAATAAAACATAGAGAATTACGCGCAGATTTCGGAAATTAAGCCGGTATATATCATAGAGAATGCTATCTAATACATGTTCAAAAAAATAATTACAAACCTGAAATTTGGTGTTTGCAAAACCTCCATCGCACATGATGATATACATGAATTAAAAGAATCTGAAAAAAAGAAAGAAAAGGATGTAACTAAATAGCATGAAATATCGATGCCAAAACTGTACCTTTCATTGGGAAGGAAACTCTGATACCTTTGATAAAGTACTCGTACATGAAAAAACTCATTTGGAAAAAATAAGTGAGCATTTACTTTGATGGATTCATAATTCTAAATAAAATGTCTATTCGCTGTAAAGTTTGTAATACTACAAAGATTGTAGATGCTAAAACAAATTCTCATGTAAATTGGGAATGTCAGACTTGTGGCAACACTGTTGATGCACATGGAAACGTTGTTTCATTAGATTAATTTTTTATATTTGATTTATTATTTGTAAAATATTATTTTGTTTATGTAGATTGTAATCTGATTTTCAATCGTAGACCATTAAATTTTTCTCTTCCAGTAAACTATGAATCTGATTAACAGAACGATGGACATCTTTTTCTAATTTAGCTCCTACACATACGAGTTTTCCTGATGAGAAAATCAGAATTACTGTTTTTGGGTCAAGCATTCTGTGAATCAAACCTGGAAATTGTTCTGGTTCATACATACTTCGTGGCAAAGTTCTTGCTGCTTGTTCCAAACTCACTTTACCTCCAAGGTTAATTGATGATACAATATTTTGAATTGTTACAATTGGTTCGCTTTTTATTTTGACTTTTCCTTTTCTTAATAGTTCAACTACTTTTTTTACTGCAGTCTCAGCTAATTCTTGTGATTTGGCACCTGTACATACCATCTTTCCTGAACCGAAAAGCAATGTAGCTGTTTTTGGACTCTTTAGTCTGAATACTGCACCTGGAAACTGTTCTGGATGATATTCAACTGCTGGGAATTTTTTTGTAATGTCTACAAGATCTAGTCTTTGATTAATTGTTGCAGAAGCAACTACATTGACAATTGCAATCACTGGTCTTGTTTGCGTCATTTTTTATTATTGCTTCCCTGCCTGCATATCTATATTTTGATCTAATCTTAAACCCTTGTATCTATTTCTTATTGTCACTTCAGTCACATTTGCAGCCTCTGCAATGTCTCTTTGAGTTCTATCCTCTCCGTTTCTTACACATGCCAAGTATAATGCTGCTGCTGCAAGACCCATTGGATCCTTACCTGCAGATTCTTCATGTTCTTGTGCATCTTTGAGAACTTTTACTGCGTAGCGTTTTGTTCTTTCTGAAATTTGTACTTTACTTGCAATTCTTGAAACACATTGCACAGGATCTACTACTGGCATTTTTAGATCTAATTCTTTATGCAGAATTCTATAACACCTTGCAATATCTTTTCTCTTTATGTTCCCTGCATCTGAAACATCTTTTAATGTTCTAGGAGTCTCAGTGTCGCGACATGCGGCATAAAGAGCTGATGCAATTAAAGCTGAAATTGAGCGTCCCTTTACCAATCCCTTCTCCAATGCTTTTCTATACACATACGCTGCCTTTTCAATTACAGGATCTGATAGAGAAAGTTTGTCCTTTAATGTTGCCAATTCACTTAGTGCTTGTCTAAGATTTCTGTCTGATGATGCGTTAACTTTGCTTCTACTATCCCAAGTTCTTAGTCTTTCAATAGTACTTTTCATTGAAGTTGAAAGTGGTTTACCTGAGGCATCTTTGTTTACTGGATTGATAATGGTGGCTAAACCTCTATCATGCATTGTAAGTGATGTTGGAGCTCCTGTTCTTGTAGGATCTGTTCCTCCTTCTTTTGAAAATGATCTCCATTCTGGTCCGGAATCTTGTAATGTTTCAGAAACAACAAATCCACATTTTCCGCAAAATCTTTCACCTGTGACGTTGTCTGTCAACATACTGTTTTTTCCACAGCGTCCACAGATGCCATCTGCATTGATAGTCTCTAGAACCAATAATATAACCAATGTTGATTATTTTGTTTCCTATAAATAGTGGACTATTTGCCTTTTTTTACGAAAATCCGGTCATTTTCATGCCTAAAATCATGATTTTCAATTTTTCGTAGAACTATTAGATTGTGTTTTTACTGATTTTAAATACTATGATCTCAAAAGTGAGAATTTTAATGTGCTTTAACTATCAAGCATATGATTGAATATAATGGGTGATGATATGTTCTGTCATTGCAGTTCTTATGATCATGAAAAAACTGATGAATGTTACATAATACGATGTTCGTTTTATTTGATCGATCATCATGGAACATTTGGTAAAAACAAATAAGATTGTACTAAAAATGATTATGACAAAAAAGAATAATTTTAAACTCAACAAGAAAAGAATTCAAAAAAGACTGGTCCATTTTTGATGGTTTTAAATTTTCAATCCGTGTTCTTAATCATGCAATAAATTTGGCAAAATTTACTGTTTCGAAAATTATTGGGGTTTTTGTAATCCCTAGTAATGTTGCTCCTTTGCATATAGATAATTTATTTGATCCTGATGGGTTATTGAATAAAGTAAGGTATAAAGCAAAACTGAAAAAACACGGAGAAAAAATCTTAGATCATGCAAAAAAATATGTGCGCAGAATAGTGTTGAATTTACAAAAAAATATTTTGTTTGGAAATCCTGGAAATGGCATTGTTACATTTGCAGTAAACAAAAAAATGGTATTGTGATGATTGTAATGAGTTCACGTGGACATGGCCCTGCCAATGATGTACTGCTAGGAAGTGTTTCTTATACTGTAATTTACAAATCAAAAAAACCAGTAATGATTATAAAATAATCTTCATTTATAACTAATAATTACCTATCTGCTTATTCTCTCAGTTCTTTTATTATTATCTAATTTGAAAAAATATCTTTTTATGGTATGAATAATTCTTCTTTTTCCCACTAATTCTAAAATTAATATTATTGTAGTTGGAATGAGAAATTTCTGACATTCTTTTTTGAATGGATTAGTTTAGTTTTAGGATTAATGATTCTAATTTCTACCACTGCTCTATATGAGCGGAGACAAATCTTTCGATTCTTTGTTGGCAGAAAATAATTTTATCTTGTGTGGCTTGTTTGTTTGAGAATCAAAAATATTCTTTATGAATATAGCACCACTTCCAAATGTCTCCTGGAATTGCCTTCATTACAGGATGACCTGTTTCCTCAAAGTGTTTTGTTGCATGTTTTCCAATTGATGAATCACAACAACCAACATGCCCACATGTTAGACACATCCTGATTGCTACCACTGGAAGACGTTCTTTTTCACACTCTTCACAGCCTTTTGTGTTTTGTTGCACGTCTTCTTTTTTCTGTGAGAAATGTTCACATTTTTTTGACATGTTCCTATTTTTTTATAGTATCTTTGTATCTCTTTATTGATTCTATAATTACGGTTTTTGCCTCTTTTGCTGATTTCCACCCGATGATTTCAACTTTCTTGCCTTCCAAGTCTTTGTAAACCTGGAAAAAATGTGCTATTTCTGAACGATAATGATCCTCCATATTTGTGATGTCTACTGTATGCAGATATCTAGGATCATTTGTAGCAACGCATATTATCTTGTCATCTAATTTCCCATCATCTTTCATTTGTAGTAATCCTATTGGTCTAGCTTCAATTAAAATTCCAGGATATGTCTGGTTTGTTACTAATACCAATGCATCCAGCGGATCTTCGTCGTCGGACAATGTTTGAGGGATTAACCCATAATCTCCTGGGTAATGAAATGGGGAGAATAAAACTCTGTCTAATTTCATCATGTTGTATTTTTTATCATATTCATATTTGTTCATGGAACCCTTTGGAATCTCTACGATCACATTAATAATTTCTGGAATATCTGTTCCTGGCTCAATATCATGCCAAATGCTCTTACTCATTTTCTAGTACTTGGGCATCTTGCTCAGTATATGAATTCTGTGAATTATAATATGTTAGAAGAATTAGATTATTTTATGTATTATGCTAGGGTGTCTATGTTTGGAATTACTTTGTAGATTTTAACAATATATTTGCCTTCAAAGATGTTTATTGCTTCCCCTGTAGTAGCATCCACATTTCTTACTCTAAATTTGTATTCATAAGAGCCATCTCCTTTTACATCAACTTGTGCAAAGTGGACTGGATCTTCTCCCTTGTAAAATTGAATAATCACTGGATATCTTTCAGCAATAT harbors:
- a CDS encoding M3 family oligoendopeptidase, translating into MTEYQLGRWDLSELTKNPKSPEFQKRIRELEKQAEKFEKIKSRLDPKMSSKKFLSILHEIEEISEKMSKIGGYASLSYSSDTQSDEATSLMTRMSKLGSEISNKILFFDLWWKMQIDEKNAKRLMKDAGEITEYLSHKRLFAKYALSEPEERIINTLDVTGISALVKLYDKITNVFEYKMKIGNKTKSMTREEITNYVRSANPKIRETAYKIILTKYSENKGVVGEIYQNIVLNWKDEGMDIRGYKSPISMRNIGNNVDDKTIESLLLVCKKNAPVFQKFFIQKARMLKMKKLRRYDLYAPAAINIKEKNYSYNKSVKLVFESFGRFSDRLEGYAKKVFNENHIDSEVRQGKRDGAFCSTLTPKITPYVLVNFTGKSRDVFTLAHELGHAVHSQTAQDRSILVQDAPLPLAETASTFSELLLYDNISEKISDDEKKIMLSEKIDDLYATILRQSFFTIFEVDAHKQIGDGTTVDEISKTYLQNLKMQFGNSVGLSEDFAIEWSCIPHFYHTPFYCYAYSFGNLLAVSLFQRYKKEGKDFVPSYIDILAAGGSKKPEKLLAEHGFDIRSPKFWQEGFDYVRDQVKALSVLN
- a CDS encoding TATA-box-binding protein, with the protein product MTQTRPVIAIVNVVASATINQRLDLVDITKKFPAVEYHPEQFPGAVFRLKSPKTATLLFGSGKMVCTGAKSQELAETAVKKVVELLRKGKVKIKSEPIVTIQNIVSSINLGGKVSLEQAARTLPRSMYEPEQFPGLIHRMLDPKTVILIFSSGKLVCVGAKLEKDVHRSVNQIHSLLEEKNLMVYD
- the tfb gene encoding transcription initiation factor IIB (stabilizes TBP binding to an archaeal box-A promoter; responsible for recruiting RNA polymerase II to the pre-initiation complex), translating into MVLETINADGICGRCGKNSMLTDNVTGERFCGKCGFVVSETLQDSGPEWRSFSKEGGTDPTRTGAPTSLTMHDRGLATIINPVNKDASGKPLSTSMKSTIERLRTWDSRSKVNASSDRNLRQALSELATLKDKLSLSDPVIEKAAYVYRKALEKGLVKGRSISALIASALYAACRDTETPRTLKDVSDAGNIKRKDIARCYRILHKELDLKMPVVDPVQCVSRIASKVQISERTKRYAVKVLKDAQEHEESAGKDPMGLAAAALYLACVRNGEDRTQRDIAEAANVTEVTIRNRYKGLRLDQNIDMQAGKQ
- a CDS encoding universal stress protein, coding for MSSRGHGPANDVLLGSVSYTVIYKSKKPVMIIK
- a CDS encoding UBP-type zinc finger domain-containing protein, with the translated sequence MSKKCEHFSQKKEDVQQNTKGCEECEKERLPVVAIRMCLTCGHVGCCDSSIGKHATKHFEETGHPVMKAIPGDIWKWCYIHKEYF
- a CDS encoding inorganic diphosphatase, producing the protein MSKSIWHDIEPGTDIPEIINVIVEIPKGSMNKYEYDKKYNMMKLDRVLFSPFHYPGDYGLIPQTLSDDEDPLDALVLVTNQTYPGILIEARPIGLLQMKDDGKLDDKIICVATNDPRYLHTVDITNMEDHYRSEIAHFFQVYKDLEGKKVEIIGWKSAKEAKTVIIESIKRYKDTIKK